Proteins found in one Methylobacterium sp. CB376 genomic segment:
- a CDS encoding AprI/Inh family metalloprotease inhibitor, producing MRPRPVRAPAGLRAPAGLRAPAGLLAAAGLATLAGLSLAAAALADPARPRSDAEALGGWALSLNGSHRRCIVTLTDEAAPGGHALRFPAGCRRALPVLGGLSAWRLEDGALRLVGPDARKLDFALRETPGALKAEVGPAEIYALEPEGPRAAPAPAAVTQAALAPAPAKPSDPAPPEAAALPPEAAALAGTYALDRAPGTETCRLALDPGIVRVLEGCRDLGLTVFDPVSWRYESGRLTLVARRGHAVALVPAGDGMWRREPQVGTAFVLRRVSP from the coding sequence GTGAGGCCGAGGCCCGTCCGGGCCCCCGCGGGCCTTCGGGCCCCGGCGGGCCTTCGGGCCCCCGCGGGCCTTCTGGCGGCGGCGGGGCTCGCGACCCTGGCGGGGCTCAGCCTCGCCGCGGCGGCGCTCGCCGATCCGGCCCGGCCGCGCAGCGACGCGGAGGCGCTGGGCGGCTGGGCCCTCTCGCTCAACGGCAGCCACCGGCGCTGCATCGTGACGCTGACGGACGAGGCCGCGCCGGGCGGCCACGCCCTGCGCTTTCCGGCGGGCTGCCGGCGGGCGCTTCCGGTGCTGGGCGGCCTGTCGGCCTGGCGGCTGGAGGACGGGGCGCTGCGCCTCGTCGGGCCGGATGCCAGGAAGCTCGACTTCGCCCTGCGCGAGACGCCCGGTGCCCTGAAGGCGGAGGTCGGCCCGGCCGAGATCTACGCGCTCGAGCCCGAGGGGCCGCGGGCCGCGCCGGCCCCGGCGGCGGTGACGCAGGCCGCCCTCGCGCCCGCTCCGGCGAAGCCCTCCGATCCCGCGCCGCCCGAGGCGGCCGCGCTGCCGCCCGAGGCGGCGGCGCTGGCGGGCACCTATGCCCTCGACCGCGCGCCCGGGACGGAGACCTGCCGGCTCGCCCTCGATCCCGGGATCGTGCGGGTGCTGGAGGGCTGCCGCGACCTCGGCCTGACGGTGTTCGATCCCGTCTCCTGGCGCTACGAATCGGGGCGGCTCACCCTGGTGGCGCGGCGCGGCCACGCGGTGGCGCTGGTGCCCGCGGGCGATGGGATGTGGCGGCGCGAGCCGCAGGTCGGCACGGCCTTCGTGCTGCGCCGGGTCTCCCCTTGA
- a CDS encoding iron-containing alcohol dehydrogenase: MRPFTFQTSPNILFEPGAAAKLPEIVRGFGARRVLLVTDRGVRGAGLTQGAEAALRGAGLALAVYDDVAADPPAILVEAGAARARAEGTDLVLAIGGGSALDTAKLVAYLARSDEPLESLYGVGLAQGQRLPLILVPTTAGTGSEVTPIAIVTTPGDEKKGVVSPRLLPDWAVLDPDLTLGLPAAVTAATGIDAMVHAIEAYTSRQRKNPLSDQLARQALALLSAHIRTACREGADREARGAMLLGSMLAGMAFANAPVAAVHALAYPIGALFHVPHGLSNALVLMGVMRFNLPHAQTLYAELAPILDPAAAGLPVQEAAARFVASLAAICRDCGVPASLAAVGIGEGDLDRLAADAMKQTRLLVNNPREVTLAQARAIYAEALGAEGRAGA, from the coding sequence ATGAGGCCCTTCACCTTCCAGACCAGCCCCAACATCCTGTTCGAGCCGGGCGCCGCCGCGAAGCTGCCGGAGATCGTGCGCGGCTTCGGGGCGCGGCGCGTGCTCCTCGTCACGGATCGCGGCGTGCGCGGGGCGGGGCTGACGCAGGGCGCGGAGGCCGCCCTGCGCGGGGCGGGCCTCGCCCTCGCCGTCTACGACGACGTGGCGGCCGATCCGCCCGCGATCCTGGTCGAGGCCGGGGCGGCGCGGGCGCGGGCCGAGGGCACGGACCTCGTCCTCGCCATCGGCGGCGGCTCGGCCCTCGACACGGCCAAGCTCGTCGCCTACCTCGCCCGCAGCGACGAGCCCCTTGAGAGCCTTTACGGGGTCGGCCTCGCGCAGGGGCAGCGCCTGCCGCTCATCCTGGTCCCGACCACGGCCGGCACCGGCTCCGAGGTCACCCCGATCGCGATCGTCACGACGCCGGGCGACGAGAAGAAGGGCGTCGTCTCCCCCCGCCTCCTGCCCGACTGGGCCGTCCTCGACCCCGACCTCACCCTCGGGCTGCCCGCCGCGGTCACGGCCGCGACCGGCATCGACGCGATGGTCCACGCCATCGAGGCCTATACCAGCCGCCAGCGCAAGAACCCGCTCTCGGACCAGCTCGCCCGGCAGGCCCTGGCGCTGCTCTCGGCCCATATCCGCACGGCCTGCCGGGAGGGGGCGGACCGCGAGGCGCGCGGCGCCATGCTGCTCGGCTCGATGCTCGCCGGGATGGCCTTCGCGAATGCGCCGGTCGCGGCCGTGCACGCCCTCGCCTACCCAATCGGCGCCCTGTTCCACGTGCCGCACGGCCTGTCGAACGCCCTCGTGCTGATGGGCGTGATGCGCTTCAACCTCCCGCACGCGCAGACCCTCTACGCCGAACTCGCGCCGATCCTCGACCCCGCGGCGGCCGGCCTGCCGGTCCAGGAGGCGGCCGCGCGCTTCGTGGCGAGCCTGGCGGCGATCTGCCGGGATTGCGGCGTGCCCGCCTCGCTCGCCGCCGTCGGCATCGGCGAGGGCGACCTCGACCGCCTCGCCGCCGACGCGATGAAGCAGACCCGGCTGCTCGTGAACAACCCCCGGGAGGTGACCCTCGCGCAGGCCCGCGCGATCTACGCCGAGGCCCTCGGCGCCGAGGGCCGCGCCGGGGCGTGA